One genomic window of Elaeis guineensis isolate ETL-2024a chromosome 2, EG11, whole genome shotgun sequence includes the following:
- the LOC105038849 gene encoding protein IQ-DOMAIN 6 — protein sequence MGGSGKWIKSIISLKKSEKDDQVGGGSGNGKGRKWKLWRSSSGSRSGSRRSASEASDTSSLADAFSAAMATLARVPAKDFMLARQEWAAIRIQTAFRGFLARRARRALRGIVRLQALVRGRQVRKQAALTLKCMQALVRVQARMRARRVRLTTEGQAVQQMLESRRNHMDPLKEAEEGWCDRQGTLDEVRAKLQLRQEGTLKKERAIAYFLSQQQWRSTSNTKSKPSVASLKHHELDTSNQGWSWLERWMAAKPWENRLMEQTHTDLSDARYSKSCEEFHGTCSKYSDSSSVKIRKNNVTTRVSAKPPSVFSNHCEAQSASSSELQYDENSPSSSSICISTPISGATILASERTEESIKSQPNYMNLTESIKAKQKVSNTHRTTMQRQSSVDLQYHKWVPFSTIDSKSSAGSDSVSSFKASNARSWKEKSMARSMDKENYCYDERSAALF from the exons ATGGGCGGCTCCGGGAAGTGGATAAAATCCATCATAAGCCTCAAGAAATCGGAAAAGGACGACCAA GTGGGTGGTGGTAGTGGGAATGGGAAGGGTAGGAAGTGGAAGCTATGGAGGAGCTCCTCGGGGTCAAGGAGTGGAAGCCGCAGGTCGGCATCGGAGGCTTCCGATACCTCCTCATTGGCCGATGCCTTCAGTGCCGCCATGGCGACACTGGCCCGGGTGCCTGCGAAGGATTTCATGTTGGCGAGGCAGGAGTGGGCCGCTATCCGGATACAGACTGCCTTCCGCGGATTCTTG GCCAGAAGAGCTCGAAGGGCTCTCAGAGGAATTGTAAGGCTTCAAGCACTAGTTAGAGGTCGCCAGGTGAGGAAGCAGGCAGCACTGACGCTAAAGTGCATGCAGGCTCTTGTCCGCGTCCAGGCACGCATGCGGGCACGGCGTGTGCGCTTGACCACGGAGGGCCAGGCTGTGCAACAAATGCTTGAGAGCCGTCGCAACCACATGGATCCCTTGAAGGAAGCAGAG GAAGGATGGTGTGATAGACAAGGCACGCTGGATGAAGTTAGGGCAAAGTTACAGTTGAGGCAAGAGGGAACTTTGAAAAAAGAACGGGCGATCGCTTACTTTCTTTCTCAACAG CAATGGAGGTCAACCTCGAACACAAAGTCTAAGCCGTCTGTGGCCTCTCTCAAGCATCATGAGCTCGATACGAGCAACCAGGGTTGGAGCTGGTTAGAACGGTGGATGGCAGCAAAGCCTTGGGAGAATAGGTTAATGGAACAAACTCACACCGATCTTTCTGATGCCCGTTATTCTAAAAGTTGCGAAGAGTTCCATGGAACGTGTTCAAAGTATTCAGATTCTAGCTCCGTAAAAATCAGAAAGAACAATGTCACTACCAGGGTTTCAGCAAAACCTCCATCAGTGTTTAGCAACCACTGTGAAGCTCAATCTGCCTCTTCTTCGGAATTGCAGTATGATGAGAATTCTCCATCATCATCTTCTATCTGCATATCTACCCCAATATCTGGTGCCACTATCTTAGCAtcagaaagaactgaggagagcaTTAAAAGTCAGCCGAACTATATGAACTTGACAGAGTCAATCAAGGCGAAACAGAAAGTCAGCAACACCCATAGAACAACCATGCAGAGACAATCATCAGTGGATCTTCAGTATCATAAGTGGGTGCCTTTCTCTACCATAGACTCAAAGAGTAGTGCTGGTTCAGACTCAGTTTCATCTTTTAAAGCATCAAATGCAAGGTCTTGGAAGGAGAAAAGCATGGCAAGAAGCATGGACAAGGAGAACTATTGCTATGATGAGAGATCAGCTGCTTTATTTTAA